One region of Cucurbita pepo subsp. pepo cultivar mu-cu-16 chromosome LG03, ASM280686v2, whole genome shotgun sequence genomic DNA includes:
- the LOC111791169 gene encoding uncharacterized protein LOC111791169, translating to MSSILTSQGLVIATAMVVSSTALFLAFSNHHKINPLPSKSLLSSCFSSDKKKKKKKKKKKVRFAEDVKEPKGNGEEYRREHDERLAMAERRRRTRTSSSCCRNEIPANRVALYNGILKQRSLRTQCSF from the exons ATGTCTTCCATTCTTACCTCTCAAGGTCTCGTCATTGCCACTGCCATGGTCGTCTCCTCCACGGCTCTCTTCCTCGCCTTCTCCAACCACCACAAGatcaatccactcccttccaAATCACTTCTTTCTTCCTGCTTTTCCTCTG acaagaaaaagaagaagaagaagaagaagaagaaggtgagATTTGCAGAGGATGTGAAGGAGCCAAAAGGGAATGGAGAAGAGTACAGAAGAGAGCACGATGAGAGATTGGCTATGgcggaaagaagaagaagaacaagaacaagtaGCAGCTGCTGTAGAAATGAAATTCCTGCAAATCGTGTTGCTTTGTATAATGGAATTCTTAAACAACGATCGCTAAGAACCCAATGTTCATTTTGA
- the LOC111790238 gene encoding LOW QUALITY PROTEIN: 26.5 kDa heat shock protein, mitochondrial (The sequence of the model RefSeq protein was modified relative to this genomic sequence to represent the inferred CDS: substituted 1 base at 1 genomic stop codon): MALTRLALKNLQQRALVSSPADALLHRKTEALIRRFCDQSSEGNPKEVAINNEDKNTKMVPKGEGKKWVLWKKNGREFDVGNSLMQAAENINRVLKSLKLRRPWWVSNGHVKEQEEXYKLKVEMPGIAKEDVKVRVEGRILSIRGEHSEEDEEEESGWRGERYGYYESTVMLPEDAVADEIKAELKDGVLTITIPRTEMPPKDVKEITVV, from the coding sequence ATGGCCCTGACTCGCTTGGCTCTGAAGAATTTGCAGCAAAGGGCGCTTGTTTCCTCCCCTGCTGATGCTCTGCTCCACAGGAAAACAGAGGCCCTGATCAGAAGGTTCTGCGATCAGAGCTCAGAAGGCAATCCCAAAGAAGTGGCCATTAATAATGAAGACAAAAACACCAAAATGGTCCCGAAAGGGGAAGGCAAGAAGTGGGTATTATGGAAGAAGAATGGGAGAGAATTTGATGTGGGGAATTCACTGATGCAAGCGGCTGAGAACATAAACAGAGTATTGAAGAGCTTGAAGTTGAGGCGTCCATGGTGGGTATCCAATGGGCATGTGAAAGAGCAAGAAGAGTAGTACAAGCTGAAGGTGGAGATGCCTGGGATTGCGAAGGAAGACGTGAAGGTGAGGGTGGAGGGTCGGATTCTGAGCATCAGAGGGGAGCAcagtgaagaagatgaagaagaagaaagtgggTGGAGGGGGGAGAGATATGGGTACTACGAGAGCACGGTGATGCTGCCGGAAGACGCGGTGGCGGATGAGATCAAGGCGGAGCTGAAAGATGGGGTGTTGACGATCACCATTCCAAGGACTGAGATGCCTCCAAAGGATGTTAAAGAGATCACCGTCGTGTAA
- the LOC111790235 gene encoding methyl-CpG-binding domain-containing protein 11-like yields the protein MMVENEAQTQAAAAMDEEAISVELPAPATWKKLFIPNKAGTPRKSEIVFIAPTGEEFSSRKLLDQYLKLHSDAPAISEFDWSTGEAPRRSARISEKVKATPPKEEPPKKRSRKSSGSKKEYKEEAIASPIVLEEIEMIDVEGNEKDKDGSDTRRADNGDNPKDEPKESEKRNADPDIRSKDERGSDAGEGEKQDQNESSDVVVNSEFVGIDETNENGGETNGQDAIQVETEGLEEAEKQGNEVAEIVIPTEYSVAVASEVNQCINENENENDPGNVVVQQANGVMEGVKQNDQNETAATPDNVTKGNEDVSTNAAKCNVEAEDRSVEHDNLMKENGKL from the exons ATGATGGTGGAAAATGAAGCTCAAACTCAAGCTGCTGCagccatggatgaagaagCCATTTCTGTGGAGCTTCCTGCCCCAGCTACCTGGAAGAAACTG TTCATACCCAACAAGGCTGGTACACCAAGGAAGAGTGAAATTGTATTCATTGCTCCAACTGGTGAAGAATTTAGTAGCAGAAAACTGCTAGATCAGTACTTAAAATTGCATTCTGATGCTCCTGCGATATCCGAGTTCGATTGGAGCACGGGTGAGGCGCCTAGAAGATCTGCAAGAATTAGTGAGAAGGTCAAGGCGACTCCGCCAAAAGAGGAGCCTCCGAAGAAACGGAGTCGAAAATCTTCTGGTTCTAAGAAAGAGTATAAGGAGGAAGCCATTGCTTCTCCCATAGTtcttgaagaaattgaaatgattgaTGTAGAGGGGAATGAGAAGGATAAAGACGGTTCTGATACTCGTCGAGCTGATAATGGAGATAACCCGAAAGACGAACCGAAGGAAAGTGAAAAACGAAATGCTGATCCAGACATAAGGAGTAAAGATGAGAGGGGTAGTGATGCTGGTGAAGGTGAAAAGCAAGATCAAAATGAAAGTTCAGATGTAGTTGTTAACTCTGAATTTGTCGGTATCGACGAAACGAATGAAAACGGTGGCGAAACGAACGGTCAAGATGCGATTCAAGTGGAAACTGAGGGATTGGAAGAAGCTGAAAAGCAAGGAAATGAAGTAGCAGAAATAGTCATACCTACTGAATACTCTGTTGCTGTTGCTAGTGAGGTTAACCAATGCATAAAcgaaaacgaaaacgaaaaCGATCCTGGCAATGTCGTCGTTCAACAAGCGAACGGAGTCATGGAGGGAGTTAAACAGAATGATCAGAACGAAACTGCAGCCACACCAGACAATGTGACTAAGGGTAATGAAGATGTTTCAACAAATGCTGCAAAATGTAACGTTGAGGCCGAGGACCGAAGCGTTGAACACGATAACttgatgaaagaaaatggtaaGCTTTAA
- the LOC111790234 gene encoding glucan endo-1,3-beta-glucosidase 14 isoform X1, which produces MTTFPLFLCFFCAIFLNGLFQQTGVDAGWTYGVNYGRIADNIPPPESVVTLLKAAKIKNIRIYDADHGVLTAFKGSGIEIVVGLGNEYLKDISVGEDRAMNWIKENVQAFLPDTHIRGIAVGNEVLGGTDVELWEVLVPAVKNVYNALYRLQLTSIVQVSSPHSEAVFANSFPPSSCIFKEDIVPVMKPLLEFFNLIGSPFFINAYPFLAYKNDPQHIDIDYALFKKNKGIFDTKTNLHYDNMFDAQVDAAYIALEKAGYPKMPVIVSETGWASHGDENEAGATLKNARTYNRNLRKKLMKKKGTPYRPKTVVRAYIFALFNENSKPGPTSERNFGLFKADGSISYNIGFTGLKPSSAAPSSLLSFKNLGFGCSYSMILTASSAVLMLILAS; this is translated from the exons ATGACCacttttccccttttcctcTGCTTCTTTTGTGCCATCTTCCTAAATGGTCTGTTCCAGCAAACAG GAGTGGATGCAGGTTGGACGTATGGAGTGAATTATGGAAGAATAGCAGATAACATACCACCTCCTGAAAGTGTGGTGACACTTCTGAAAGCTGCAAAGATAAAGAACATAAGAATCTATGATGCTGATCATGGAGTCCTGACGGCGTTCAAAGGTTCGGGTATTGAGATTGTGGTCGGTCTCGGGAATGAATATCTGAAAGACATAAGCGTCGGGGAAGATCGTGCGATGAACTGGATTAAAGAGAATGTTCAGGCGTTTCTCCCGGACACTCATATACGAGGGATCGCGGTTGGGAACGAGGTGTTGGGGGGAACTGATGTTGAGCTGTGGGAAGTTCTTGTGCCTGCAGTTAAAAATGTTTACAATGCTCTTTATAGGCTTCAATTGACAAGCATTGTGCAAGTTTCAAGTCCACATTCAGAAGCTGTTTTTGCAAATTCATTTCCACCTTCATCCTGCATTTTCAAGGAAGATATTGTGCCAGTTATGAAGcctcttttggagttcttcaACCTCATTGGCTCCCCTTTCTTCATTAATGCATATCCATTCTTGGCTTACAAGAATGACCCTCAACATATTGATATCGACTATGCACTTTTCAAGAAGAACAAGGGCATCTTTGATACCAAAACCAATCTCCATTATGATAACATGTTCGACGCTCAAGTTGATGCAGCTTACATTGCACTCGAAAAGGCTGGCTACCCGAAGATGCCCGTCATTGTCTCCGAGACTGGCTGGGCTTCTCATGGGGATGAGAACGAAGCTGGTGCTACTTTGAAAAATGCAAGGACATACAATCGAAATCTACGTAAGaagttgatgaagaagaagggaactCCTTACCGCCCCAAAACCGTCGTCAGGGCTTACATTTTTGCTCTCTTCAACGAGAACTCGAAACCGGGGCCAACGTCCGAGAGGAATTTCGGTCTGTTCAAGGCCGATGGCAGCATTTCATACAATATTGGCTTCACCGGACTCAAACCTTCCTCTGCAGCACCCTcatctcttctctctttcaaG AACCTTGGATTTGGCTGCTCTTATTCAATGATTCTCACAGCTTCCTCTGCTGTTCTGATGCTTATTCTTGCATCATAG
- the LOC111790234 gene encoding glucan endo-1,3-beta-glucosidase 14 isoform X2 has protein sequence MTTFPLFLCFFCAIFLNGVDAGWTYGVNYGRIADNIPPPESVVTLLKAAKIKNIRIYDADHGVLTAFKGSGIEIVVGLGNEYLKDISVGEDRAMNWIKENVQAFLPDTHIRGIAVGNEVLGGTDVELWEVLVPAVKNVYNALYRLQLTSIVQVSSPHSEAVFANSFPPSSCIFKEDIVPVMKPLLEFFNLIGSPFFINAYPFLAYKNDPQHIDIDYALFKKNKGIFDTKTNLHYDNMFDAQVDAAYIALEKAGYPKMPVIVSETGWASHGDENEAGATLKNARTYNRNLRKKLMKKKGTPYRPKTVVRAYIFALFNENSKPGPTSERNFGLFKADGSISYNIGFTGLKPSSAAPSSLLSFKNLGFGCSYSMILTASSAVLMLILAS, from the exons ATGACCacttttccccttttcctcTGCTTCTTTTGTGCCATCTTCCTAAATG GAGTGGATGCAGGTTGGACGTATGGAGTGAATTATGGAAGAATAGCAGATAACATACCACCTCCTGAAAGTGTGGTGACACTTCTGAAAGCTGCAAAGATAAAGAACATAAGAATCTATGATGCTGATCATGGAGTCCTGACGGCGTTCAAAGGTTCGGGTATTGAGATTGTGGTCGGTCTCGGGAATGAATATCTGAAAGACATAAGCGTCGGGGAAGATCGTGCGATGAACTGGATTAAAGAGAATGTTCAGGCGTTTCTCCCGGACACTCATATACGAGGGATCGCGGTTGGGAACGAGGTGTTGGGGGGAACTGATGTTGAGCTGTGGGAAGTTCTTGTGCCTGCAGTTAAAAATGTTTACAATGCTCTTTATAGGCTTCAATTGACAAGCATTGTGCAAGTTTCAAGTCCACATTCAGAAGCTGTTTTTGCAAATTCATTTCCACCTTCATCCTGCATTTTCAAGGAAGATATTGTGCCAGTTATGAAGcctcttttggagttcttcaACCTCATTGGCTCCCCTTTCTTCATTAATGCATATCCATTCTTGGCTTACAAGAATGACCCTCAACATATTGATATCGACTATGCACTTTTCAAGAAGAACAAGGGCATCTTTGATACCAAAACCAATCTCCATTATGATAACATGTTCGACGCTCAAGTTGATGCAGCTTACATTGCACTCGAAAAGGCTGGCTACCCGAAGATGCCCGTCATTGTCTCCGAGACTGGCTGGGCTTCTCATGGGGATGAGAACGAAGCTGGTGCTACTTTGAAAAATGCAAGGACATACAATCGAAATCTACGTAAGaagttgatgaagaagaagggaactCCTTACCGCCCCAAAACCGTCGTCAGGGCTTACATTTTTGCTCTCTTCAACGAGAACTCGAAACCGGGGCCAACGTCCGAGAGGAATTTCGGTCTGTTCAAGGCCGATGGCAGCATTTCATACAATATTGGCTTCACCGGACTCAAACCTTCCTCTGCAGCACCCTcatctcttctctctttcaaG AACCTTGGATTTGGCTGCTCTTATTCAATGATTCTCACAGCTTCCTCTGCTGTTCTGATGCTTATTCTTGCATCATAG
- the LOC111790236 gene encoding protein LURP-one-related 5-like, giving the protein MKVSSIDDSEFSCNGIGSIPTTTDTHFTVMKTSLFFAGDGFTVYDCKGKLVFRVDSYGPDARYRDELVLMDPHGRCLFTVRRKRPSLHQRWEGYLRERINGQKPVFGVRRSSIIGPSSLTVEMYGNPGKEYQIEGSFGQRLCTVLNVKKEAVAKIRRKVDASTNVVLGKDVFSLSLKPGFDGAFAMALVLILDQISGDEGIGGEPDRTLV; this is encoded by the exons ATGAAGGTTTCTTCCATTGATGACTCTGAGTTTTCCTGTAATGGAATTGGATCCATTCCCACCACCACCGACACCCATTTCACTGTCATGAAAACGTCTCTCTTCTTCGCCGGCGACGGCTTCACTGTCTATGACTGCAAAGGAAAGCTCGTCTTTCGAGTCGATTCCTATGGCCCTGATGCTCGTTACAGGGATGAACTAGTTCTCATGGACCCTCATGGTCGTTGCCTCTTCACAGTCCGCCGCAAG AGGCCGAGTTTGCATCAACGGTGGGAAGGGTATCTTCGGGAGAGGATCAACGGGCAGAAACCGGTTTTTGGAGTGCGACGGTCGTCGATCATCGGACCGTCGAGTTTGACGGTGGAGATGTATGGAAATCCCGGCAAGGAGTATCAGATCGAGGGGTCATTTGGGCAGCGTTTATGCACAGTTTTGAATGTGAAGAAGGAGGCGGTGGCTAAGATTAGAAGGAAAGTTGATGCTTCGACGAATGTGGTGCTTGGAAAAGATgtgttttccctttctttaaaGCCTGGTTTTGATGGGGCTTTCGCTATGGCTTTGGTGCTTATTCTTGATCAGATAAGCGGTGATGAAGGGATTGGTGGCGAACCAGATCGGACACTAGTTTGA